Within Nitrospirota bacterium, the genomic segment CGTGTTATACGAGAAATGCTTTTCGAAAGAAAGGCTATCATAGATATCCTTACATTAAAGCCTGATAGATTAAAAATAAGCGAGGACACTCCTATCCAAGGGGCTCTATTTTAACCGGACAGTAATGTCTTCGTATAATGTATAATTACGCATTCAAAGTGCAAGAGAACGGAGGTGGTTGGAATAGAGATCAGGATTACCTTTCCCGGGAAGAAAAAAGTCGATGCTGAACTCAACGGATTCACAATTCACACCGACCAGTTGCCAAAATATGGCGGTGAGGGATCAGCCCCTTCACCATTCGAACACTTTCTTGCGTCTATCGGCACATGTGCGGGTATTTATGTCCTCAGTTTCTGTGAAGAAAGGAAGATCCCTGCCGGGGATATCTCGCTTGTTCAGCGTCTCGAATACGGAAAAACGGATGATGGCAAGGTATATATCAAAAAAATCGTCATCGAAATTCTTGTTCCCCCGGACTTCCCTGAGAAATATCACAAGGCACTTGTAAAAGTCGCCGAACAGTGTGCAGTGAAAAAAACAATTATGAAACCGCCTGCTTTTGAGGTAAAGACGACTGTAAAACAGCATTAGCGGAGCCTTTGTTTCCGGCGCTCAGAAAAGCCTTGGCTGAAGGTAATCTTCATACGCTTTGCAGAGGTAGTTCTTTTTGCAGTTTGAAGCGCATGCGTTTATATATTGAAACCCTTCTTTTTCAGGACACCAGATCTTGTCTGTTTTCCGGTTTATGGTATCTTTCATGATCACAGGTTTCTTGTTCATGTATATTCAGTCCTACCGCTTTCACGGTGGTACGGAATATCCCAAGTGTCAGAATATACAGTGATAATTACATTATACTAAACGCATTTGACAATATCGTATGCTGTTTATCATAGAACAATCCCCCTGCTTTTGTCTCACGAAATATCCTCCCTCACACTGAGGCGCAAATGACACATGCGCACCCTTCCCTGTGTTGAATGTATAATACTCAATGCACGTCGTCGGCATTGGACAGTGTTCCCTCGATTATCTTGCGATTGTTGATTCCTACCCCCGCCCGGACACCAAGAAAGAGGTGATTGAATGGCATGAACAAAGCGGAGGTCCGGTAGCCACCGCCCTTGTTGCCCTTTCACGGCTTGGCATGCAATGCAGGTTTTTCGGGATTACGGGGGATGATGATACTGAAAAGAAAATCAGGGACTCACTGGCAGCTGAAAAAATTGACACGCAAGGTCTTCTCAGGAGATCAGCCGGAATATCCCAGCTCGCATTCATCGTAATTGAGAAGGGAACTGCCGGAAGAACGATATTCTGGCAAAGACCTTCCGGGGAGCCTCTGAAACCTGAAGAACTTGACGATAATTTTCTGGATGATTGCAGTTTCCTGATTCTTGACGGTCTCATGAGCGATGTTTCAATTTACGCGGCAGCAAAAGCAAGGAAACGGAAAATACCGGTCATGCTTGATGCAG encodes:
- a CDS encoding sugar kinase translates to MHVVGIGQCSLDYLAIVDSYPRPDTKKEVIEWHEQSGGPVATALVALSRLGMQCRFFGITGDDDTEKKIRDSLAAEKIDTQGLLRRSAGISQLAFIVIEKGTAGRTIFWQRPSGEPLKPEELDDNFLDDCSFLILDGLMSDVSIYAAAKARKRKIPVMLDAGRARPGMLEIARLSDYLVTAEEFAVDLGWSLTQKALQEEKKRLGVKVLTVTQGNLGSITVTDNQSFHVPAFHVNALDTTGAGDVFHGGYIYGILQGWDLRDTVTFASAIAAMKCRKIGGRAGIPTFNEIRQFLQERGFPLLKDWRDPDSSRF
- a CDS encoding OsmC family protein, with product MVGIEIRITFPGKKKVDAELNGFTIHTDQLPKYGGEGSAPSPFEHFLASIGTCAGIYVLSFCEERKIPAGDISLVQRLEYGKTDDGKVYIKKIVIEILVPPDFPEKYHKALVKVAEQCAVKKTIMKPPAFEVKTTVKQH